In Phycisphaerae bacterium RAS2, the DNA window CCGAGACGGCGCCGTCATCGGTGATGAGCTTCAGGGCGGCGCCGAATCCCTGTTGCACGAGAATGCGGGCGTTGCCGCCGACCGTCCGCGCGAGAACCTGCGAGCCGATTGACGGCATCGCCCGAATCGAAACGTCCGCGTTGGATGTCACTGCGTCGACGTTTCCCTTCGCGTCACGAATCTCGACCGGATGATTCGTCGTCTTGGCGACAATGTTCCCGGCCGCCTCGGTCACGAGAATTGCGCCGTCGGCCGTGGCGATTTCAACATTGGCGGCGAGTCGGATGATCTCCACCGGGCCGCTGGTCAGGTAGATCTCCGTTCCCGCGCCGCGCGGGACCGTCAGCTTCACATCCAGGGCGACATCCTTTGGTTGAAGGCCCTGCGAGATGATCGAGGTGACGTTCAGCCGCGCCGGGTCCACAAAGGATCGCTCGGCGCGCACTTCCGTCGCGAGCAGATGATTCTCAAGATCGTTCTTGCCGAGCCAGCCGGCTGTAATGATTTCGGTCACCTGAATCGTGGCTTCGTCCGCGGCGCTGTCGATCTGTTCGATCACAAGCCGTGCAGTGTGAAGCTCGACACGGATGGTCCGAACTCCGGAAAAGTCGAGCGTTCGCGTGGACCGCTCGATGTTCGGCTCGCGCGGGTCGATGCCGCTGACTTGCGGAAGCGGCGCGGGATTCTCCGAGCCGCTCGGGCCCGGCAGCGGGACAAAACCGCATCCCGCAGCGAGGCTGAACAGAATCGAAACAAGTGCGAGTACCGGTAAGGCGCGGTGAACCGAGCGAGAGATCGTCACAGGCTGCTCCTCAAGGCAGAGTATGGACTTCCGTCGTGGGTTTATCGGTCAAACCGGTGAGTGACTTGGCTTGGTCTTCCTGCCGCGCGAGGGGTGATCGGTGCGCGTCAATGGGCGGCAAACTCGGCCGAAGCGTCCGATAGTTTGGCGCCATCTTCCGTATTATCATTCTCCGTCATGAGCGTGATGGATTCCCCGCCCGGCTTTGAAGAGCGACCGGCCCTGCGCGTGCAGAAACGCCAGTCGCTGCTGGTCGGCATTCTTGTCGGGTTGACGGTCGGTTACTTCGTCGTCGGGCAGCTGCGCGGGTATCTTGAGGCGCGCAACGCCGGGACGCGCGCGATCACGCCGCGCGGTGATCTCGCGGCCGACGAGAAGTCGTCCATTGAGCTGTTCGCCAACGCTTCGCCGTCGGTGGTTTATGTCCAGAGTGTGCGTCTGGTCGAGCGGCGGCGCGGGCTGTTCTCGCGCGAAGTCTTTGAGGTTCCCGAGGGCACCGGAACGGGCTTCATCTGGGACAATCTTGGGCACATCGTCACGAATTATCACGTTGTCGAGCCGGGCCAGCGGCGCAACGCCGAACTCAAAGTCATCCTCGCTGATCGTTCATCATGGGATGCACGCGTCGTCGGCGCCGAGCCGGACCGTGATCTGGCCGTTCTGAAGATCGACGCGCCAGCCGCCCGGCTGCGGCCCATCCCGGTCGGCACGTCAACCGATCTTCAGGTCGGGCAGAAGGTCTATGCCATCGGCAATCCATTCGGATTTGATCAGACGCTGACGACGGGGATCGTCAGCGCGACGGGTCGCACGATCACCGCGCGAAACGGGCGCACGATCGACGGCGTGATTCAGACCGATGCAGCGATCAATCCGGGCAATTCGGGCGGGCCGCTGCTGGACAGTGCCGGTCGATTGATCGGTGTCAACACGATGATTTTCAGCCCCAGCGGCGCGAGCGTCGGCATCGGGTTTGCCGTGCCGGTAGACATCGTCAACGAAATCGCGCCGCAGTTGATTCGACACGGACGTGTCGTTCGGCCGTTGCTGGGCATCGAGCCGGTCGATGCCGGCATTGCGCGACAACTGGGAGTGACGCGCGGCGTGTTGATAGGCGGGGTGGCCGAGGGCGGCGGCGCGGAGAAGGCGGGGCTGGAGGGGACCTATCGCCTGGGCGATGGATCGATCGTGCTGGGGGATGTGATTGTCGGCATCGACGATCGCGAGATTGGTGACTACAACGCGCTACGCGACGTGCTGGAAAGCAAGCGCGCCGGTGACACGGTGACGCTGACGGTCGTTCGTGATGGCCGCACGCGCACGGCGAAGGTGAAGCTTAGCAGTTCGGTTGACGGCGCGGGCGAGTGACGATGCTGTGTCGCCTCGGATGAGCGGCACGGGTTAACACGCTTTCAGAGAATCGCCGGATCGTGCTCGCACGGCGCGCTCGACCGTGAGCGGCACGCGATGCGGCGCCGTTGGTTCGATCGTGACCCATATTGATTTGAACGCCGGCGTTTTTGAGCGCGGGTCCACGCGCGAAGGCACAAGCACGTTCGCCTCGGGGAAATACATCAGGCAGTTGCCTTCGCGAATCTCGAACGGCCGTACGCGCAGGCCCGCCATTTCACCGGCTTCGCTTCGGACGGTAACGAGTTGGTCGGAAACGAGGGAGCGCTGTTCCATGTCGCGCTCGTTCAGCAGAATCACATCGCGCCGCTCCTGCCCGCGGTAGAGGTCCTCGTCTTCATAGACGACGGTATTGAATTGCCCCTCGGATCGCACGGTCATCAACCGCAGTGCCCCGTCGCGCGGGGGCGCTCCATCCGGCAGCGGCGTCTCGTGGAATCGCGCCCTGCCGTCGGCCGTGGGAAATCGCGGCCGATGTTGCGTGCGTCCGTCAATGTGAAATTCGGCCTTCGTGGCGCCGATGGACTCCAGCTTCTCAAAGCCCGGTACGATCCTCGCGATGGCGGCGCGAATGGACTCGTGCGATTGCATTGCTCGCCAGTCGATCGGTCCGCCGCCGCCCAGCACCGCGTGCGCCAGGTCGGCCACGATTGCTACTTCGCTGCGCGGGCCGTCGTGTCGCGCGGGGCCGCCGTCGCTTAACCGCACGTAATTGAACATCGATTCCTGCGTGGTCGATTGCGATTCCTCGTCGCGCGCCAGCACCGGCAGCACGATGGTCTCCTGCCCGCGGCCCCACACATGGCCGAGATTGAGCGTCGTGTTGAGGTGGACGATCAGGCCGAGCCGGCTCATCGCACGCCGGGCAAACGACGAGTCGGGATTCGCGGCGAACAGATTGCCGCCGAGGCACACGCCCACGTCCATCTCGCCGGCGTCGGCCGCTTCCATGCACTGCATCGTGTCGCGGCCCCCCCACGCTGGAAGTGTGACGCCAAAGTGTCGCTGTAATCGCTCGAAGATTGCCTCCTTCAGTGCCGGCGTTACGCCCATGGAGCCGACGCCCTGCACGTTGCTGTGCCCGCGGATCGGCAGCAGGCCAGCGTGCGGGCGACCGACCATGCCGCGCAGCAAAGCGAGATTCGCAATCGCGTGGATGTTCTGCACGCCGTGTAAATGGTGCGTGATGCCCATCGTCCAGGCAAAAACCGTCGCGCGCGATCGCGCATAGCGCTCGGCGACGCGCTCGATCATCGGCCGCTCCACGCCGCTGCGATGCACGATTTCATCCCACGGAGTCGCGCGAATGGCGGTTTGCCAATCTTGCGCGCCGGTCGTCGCGGTGTCGATGAACGCGCGATCGGCCGCCCCGCTCTCCAGCACGGCTTTCGCGATTCCGCAAAGCAGTGCGATGTCCCCGCCGATGTGCGGCTGGACGTACATGCTTGCGATGCGCGAGCCGAACAGCATGCTTCGCACATCGGACGGTACGCGGAAGTTCACCAGTCCCGGCTCGACGACGGGGTTGATCACGATGACGTCGCCGCCGCGCCGCCGTAGCTGCATGAGCGTGCGCATCAGGCGCGGGTGGTTCGATGCCGGGTTGCCGCCGATGAGGAAGAGCAGGTCGGTGTGTTCAAGATCGTCCAGTGTGATCGTGGCCGTTCCGCTGCCGACTGCGTCGTTCAGCGCGACGCCGCTGGCCTGGTGGCAGTAGTACGAGCAGTTGTTGACATGATTCGTGCCGTACATCCTGGCGAAGAGCTGCAGCAGGAATGCGGCTTCGTTCGAGGATCGGCCGCTCATGTAGAAGAACGCGCGGCGCGGGTCGGTCGCCTTGAGTCGCTGCGCGATGCGCGACATCGCCTCGCTCCAGTCGATCGGCTGGTAATGGGTCGCGCCCGGTGCGGCGTAGAGCGGCTGCACGACCCGGCCGGCGGCCTCCAGCTCGCGCGAGGTAAGCAGCTCCAACTGTTCGAAGTTGTAACGCTCGAAGAATTCGCGGCGCAGGCCGTCCTGCATGTCGGCCGCCATTGCCTGAAGGGATTTCTTGCAGATCTCCGGCCAGTGTCCCGACTCGTTGCGCATGCCGCCGAGCTGGCCGCCCATGCCCAGCGCGCAGGTCTTGCAGGCGTTTTTCGATCGCACGCTTTGCCACGCGCGCCGCCACCCGACGCGCTGCGCGACGCGCAGCGCATACGCGATAGCCTGCCAGCCGCCGCCGCGAACCTTAGCCATGCCCCTTGTCCTCGTGGTGCGGCGACGATTGTACCCGACGCGGCGCTACAGTTTCAGTTCGCGATACTTGACGCGGTGTGGTCGGTCGGCCGCTTCGCCCATGCGTGCCCGCCGGTCGGCTTCGTACGCCGTGTAGTTTCCGTCGAACCAGTGCACGACGCTCTCGCCCTCGAAGGCGAGGATGTGCGTCGCGACGCGGTCGAGGAACCACCGATCGTGGCTGATGATGAGGGCGCAACCGGCGAATGCCTCGAGTGCTTCCTCCAATGCGCGCATCGTGTTCACGTCGAGATCGTTGGTCGGCTCGTCGAGAAGAATCACGTTCGCGCCCTGGCGCAGCATGCGCGCGAGGTGCACGCGGTTGCGCTCGCCGCCCGACATCGTGTCGACGGCCTGCTGCTGATCCGTCCCGGTGAAGCCGAATCGCCCGACATAGGCCCGGCTGTTCACGCGCTGCGAGCCGAGGGCGATCAGCTCATCACCGCCGGAGATGGCCTCCCACACCGTCTGGCCGGCCTTGAGCGAATCGCGGCTCTGCTCGACGTATGCCAGCTTGACGCTGTCGCCGATCTCGATCGTCCCGGTGTCGGGCTTCTCCTGCCCCGTGATCATGCGAAAGAGCGTGGTCTTGCCGGCTCCGTTGCCGCCGATGATGCCGACGATCGCGCCGGGCGGCACGGAGAACGTCACGTCCTGCATCAGCAGTTGCCGGCCGTATGCCTTGGTCAGGTTCTTCGCCTCGATGACTCGGTCGCCCAGCCGCGGCCCCGGCGGAATGTAGATTTCAATCTCTTTCAGCTTCTCGCCTGCGTCCTGCGTCAGCAGTTGATCGTAGGCCTTGAGGCGGGCTTTGCTCTTGGCCTGGCGCGCCTGGGGCGAGCGGCGGATCCAGTCCAGCTCGCGCTGAAGTGCGCGCTGTCGGGCCGACTCGGTCTTCTCCTCGACTTTCAGCCGCGCGTCCTTCTGTTCCAGCCACGAGGAGTAATTGCCCTTCCACGGGATGCCTCGTCCGCGATCCAATTCCAGAATCCACCCCGCCACGTTGTCGAGGAAATACCGATCGTGCGTCACCGCGATGACTGTGCCCGCGTAGCGCTGCAGGTGCAGCTCCAACCAGCCGACCGATTCGGCGTCCAGATGGTTCGTCGGCTCGTCGAGCAGCAGGACGTCCGGCTCGCGCAGCAGCAATCGACAGAGCGCC includes these proteins:
- the fdhF gene encoding Formate dehydrogenase H — protein: MAKVRGGGWQAIAYALRVAQRVGWRRAWQSVRSKNACKTCALGMGGQLGGMRNESGHWPEICKKSLQAMAADMQDGLRREFFERYNFEQLELLTSRELEAAGRVVQPLYAAPGATHYQPIDWSEAMSRIAQRLKATDPRRAFFYMSGRSSNEAAFLLQLFARMYGTNHVNNCSYYCHQASGVALNDAVGSGTATITLDDLEHTDLLFLIGGNPASNHPRLMRTLMQLRRRGGDVIVINPVVEPGLVNFRVPSDVRSMLFGSRIASMYVQPHIGGDIALLCGIAKAVLESGAADRAFIDTATTGAQDWQTAIRATPWDEIVHRSGVERPMIERVAERYARSRATVFAWTMGITHHLHGVQNIHAIANLALLRGMVGRPHAGLLPIRGHSNVQGVGSMGVTPALKEAIFERLQRHFGVTLPAWGGRDTMQCMEAADAGEMDVGVCLGGNLFAANPDSSFARRAMSRLGLIVHLNTTLNLGHVWGRGQETIVLPVLARDEESQSTTQESMFNYVRLSDGGPARHDGPRSEVAIVADLAHAVLGGGGPIDWRAMQSHESIRAAIARIVPGFEKLESIGATKAEFHIDGRTQHRPRFPTADGRARFHETPLPDGAPPRDGALRLMTVRSEGQFNTVVYEDEDLYRGQERRDVILLNERDMEQRSLVSDQLVTVRSEAGEMAGLRVRPFEIREGNCLMYFPEANVLVPSRVDPRSKTPAFKSIWVTIEPTAPHRVPLTVERAVRARSGDSLKAC
- a CDS encoding putative ABC transporter ATP-binding protein, with translation MADEAYKIIYSMIGVSKRHEKKQILKDIYLSYFYGAKIGVLGLNGSGKSTLLRILAGVDKDYEGQISLQPGFTVGFLEQEPHLDDTLTVRQAVEQGKQESIDLLKEFERINERLGENLSDDEMTKLLEDQGRVQERLDALNAWELETQLEVAMDALRCPDSDKPVNVLSGGERRRVALCRLLLREPDVLLLDEPTNHLDAESVGWLELHLQRYAGTVIAVTHDRYFLDNVAGWILELDRGRGIPWKGNYSSWLEQKDARLKVEEKTESARQRALQRELDWIRRSPQARQAKSKARLKAYDQLLTQDAGEKLKEIEIYIPPGPRLGDRVIEAKNLTKAYGRQLLMQDVTFSVPPGAIVGIIGGNGAGKTTLFRMITGQEKPDTGTIEIGDSVKLAYVEQSRDSLKAGQTVWEAISGGDELIALGSQRVNSRAYVGRFGFTGTDQQQAVDTMSGGERNRVHLARMLRQGANVILLDEPTNDLDVNTMRALEEALEAFAGCALIISHDRWFLDRVATHILAFEGESVVHWFDGNYTAYEADRRARMGEAADRPHRVKYRELKL
- the mucD_1 gene encoding putative periplasmic serine endoprotease DegP-like precursor — encoded protein: MSVMDSPPGFEERPALRVQKRQSLLVGILVGLTVGYFVVGQLRGYLEARNAGTRAITPRGDLAADEKSSIELFANASPSVVYVQSVRLVERRRGLFSREVFEVPEGTGTGFIWDNLGHIVTNYHVVEPGQRRNAELKVILADRSSWDARVVGAEPDRDLAVLKIDAPAARLRPIPVGTSTDLQVGQKVYAIGNPFGFDQTLTTGIVSATGRTITARNGRTIDGVIQTDAAINPGNSGGPLLDSAGRLIGVNTMIFSPSGASVGIGFAVPVDIVNEIAPQLIRHGRVVRPLLGIEPVDAGIARQLGVTRGVLIGGVAEGGGAEKAGLEGTYRLGDGSIVLGDVIVGIDDREIGDYNALRDVLESKRAGDTVTLTVVRDGRTRTAKVKLSSSVDGAGE